One window of the Amycolatopsis mediterranei genome contains the following:
- the sigJ gene encoding RNA polymerase sigma factor SigJ produces the protein MNEELLARSFETHRDHLRSVAYRMLGSLTEAEDAVQESWLKLSRSDTAAVENLGGWLTTVVGRVCLDMLRSRKARREEPWDALVPDPIVSREDAGPEHEALMADSVGLALLVVLDTLTPAERLAFVLRDMFAMPFEEIASVVGRSEAATRQLASRARRRVQGAPVAPDPDLARQREVVDAFLAAARGGDFDALVSVLDPEVVLRADRGLARGGSTEVRGAAAVANQALTFSRLGAGGGVVHRALVNGAAGVVATRAGRPFSVLGFTVAGGRIVEIDILADPDRLSRLDLAVLD, from the coding sequence GTGAACGAGGAGCTCCTGGCCCGCAGCTTCGAGACCCACCGCGACCACCTGCGGTCCGTCGCCTACCGGATGCTGGGTTCGCTGACCGAGGCCGAGGACGCCGTCCAGGAGTCGTGGCTGAAGCTGAGCCGGAGCGACACCGCGGCCGTCGAAAACCTGGGCGGGTGGCTGACCACTGTCGTCGGGCGGGTCTGCCTCGACATGCTGCGGTCGCGCAAGGCCCGGCGCGAGGAGCCGTGGGACGCGCTGGTGCCCGATCCGATCGTCAGCCGCGAGGACGCCGGCCCCGAGCACGAGGCGCTGATGGCCGACTCGGTCGGCCTCGCGCTGCTGGTCGTGCTGGACACGCTCACCCCGGCCGAACGGCTGGCGTTCGTGCTGCGGGACATGTTCGCGATGCCGTTCGAGGAGATCGCCTCGGTCGTCGGCCGATCCGAGGCGGCGACCCGGCAGCTGGCCAGCCGCGCGCGGCGGCGGGTGCAGGGCGCCCCGGTCGCGCCGGACCCCGATCTCGCCCGCCAGCGCGAAGTCGTCGACGCCTTCCTCGCCGCTGCCCGCGGCGGCGACTTCGACGCGCTCGTCTCGGTCCTGGACCCCGAAGTCGTGCTGCGCGCCGACCGCGGCCTGGCGCGGGGCGGCTCGACCGAGGTCCGCGGCGCGGCGGCGGTGGCGAACCAGGCCCTGACGTTCTCGCGGCTCGGCGCCGGCGGCGGCGTGGTGCACCGGGCGCTGGTCAACGGCGCGGCGGGCGTGGTCGCGACGCGCGCGGGCCGGCCGTTCTCGGTGCTGGGCTTCACGGTCGCGGGCGGCCGGATCGTCGAGATCGACATCCTCGCCGACCCGGACCGCCTCAGCCGGCTGGATCTGGCCGTGCTCGACTGA
- a CDS encoding peptidase S8: MAPPRLFRSLVVLSLIAAPLTVATSTAEAAPLQSGGVVNFGCATSGKLHCLGKAVRSPNGNGPLVVSTPVGYGSAEIQAAYHLGGLQANGRTVAIVDAQDAPTAEADLAKFRSARGLSPCTTANGCFKKVNQNGAASPLPAPDYGWAEEISLDLDAVSATCPDCHILLVEANSPDTDPLMTAVDTAAATPGVVAISNSYGGAEDSTILAADAHLNHPGIAVTASSGDSGYGVSWPASSPYVTAVGGTTLKKAATTTRGWTETAWNGSGSGCSALEAKPSWQHDTGCAKRTVADVSAVADPATGLGVYDTYNSCGTSSWCDFLLSLGLAQGADGWVQVGGTSLSSPVIASVYALAGNSVTSGSYPYAHTSGLYDVTSGSNGSCGGSYLCTAGPGYDGPTGLGTPNGTSGF, encoded by the coding sequence ATGGCGCCTCCACGGCTGTTCCGGTCCCTCGTCGTCCTCTCGCTGATCGCGGCCCCGCTGACGGTGGCCACCTCGACCGCCGAAGCCGCGCCGCTGCAGAGCGGCGGCGTCGTGAACTTCGGTTGCGCCACTTCCGGCAAGCTGCACTGCCTCGGCAAGGCGGTGCGGTCGCCGAACGGCAACGGCCCGCTGGTCGTCTCGACCCCGGTCGGCTACGGGTCGGCCGAGATCCAGGCCGCCTACCACCTCGGCGGCCTGCAGGCGAACGGCCGCACGGTGGCCATCGTGGACGCTCAGGACGCGCCGACCGCGGAGGCCGACCTGGCCAAGTTCCGGTCCGCACGCGGGCTTTCCCCATGCACGACGGCCAACGGCTGCTTCAAGAAGGTCAACCAGAACGGCGCCGCGAGCCCGCTGCCCGCGCCCGACTACGGCTGGGCCGAAGAGATCAGCCTCGACCTCGACGCGGTGTCGGCGACCTGCCCGGACTGCCACATCCTGCTGGTGGAAGCCAACTCCCCGGACACCGACCCGCTGATGACGGCGGTCGACACGGCCGCGGCGACGCCGGGCGTGGTGGCGATCTCCAACAGCTACGGCGGTGCCGAGGACTCGACGATCCTCGCCGCGGACGCCCACCTGAACCACCCGGGCATCGCGGTCACGGCGTCCTCGGGCGACTCCGGTTACGGCGTCAGCTGGCCGGCGTCCTCGCCGTACGTCACGGCGGTCGGCGGCACAACGCTGAAGAAGGCGGCGACCACCACGCGCGGCTGGACCGAAACGGCGTGGAACGGCAGCGGCAGCGGATGTTCGGCCCTGGAGGCGAAACCGTCCTGGCAGCACGACACCGGGTGTGCGAAGAGGACGGTCGCGGACGTCTCGGCGGTCGCGGACCCGGCCACCGGGCTCGGCGTCTACGACACGTACAACAGCTGCGGCACCTCGTCGTGGTGCGACTTCCTGCTGTCGCTGGGCCTGGCCCAGGGCGCGGACGGCTGGGTGCAGGTCGGCGGGACGAGCCTGTCGTCCCCGGTGATCGCGAGCGTGTACGCGCTGGCGGGCAACTCGGTGACGTCGGGGTCGTACCCGTACGCGCACACGAGTGGGCTCTACGACGTCACGTCGGGTTCGAACGGCAGCTGCGGCGGGAGCTACCTCTGCACGGCCGGCCCCGGGTACGACGGGCCGACCGGGCTGGGCACGCCGAACGGGACGTCAGGGTTCTGA
- a CDS encoding carboxymuconolactone decarboxylase family protein, with the protein MTDERFERGLKTLTEIDGESGQRVIDALADVAPALGEAVLSWGFGEIYSRPGLAPRDRQLVTLGMLTALGGCEPQLEVHVNASLNVGLTPAEIVEALLHSAVYCGFPKALNATFTAKKVFGERGLLPVTAE; encoded by the coding sequence ATGACCGACGAGCGCTTCGAGCGTGGCCTGAAGACCCTGACCGAGATCGACGGCGAGAGTGGGCAGCGGGTGATCGACGCACTCGCCGACGTCGCCCCCGCGCTGGGCGAGGCTGTGCTGTCGTGGGGGTTCGGGGAGATCTACTCGCGGCCGGGGCTGGCGCCGCGCGACCGGCAGCTGGTCACCCTCGGCATGCTCACCGCCCTCGGCGGCTGCGAGCCGCAGCTGGAAGTGCACGTCAACGCGTCGCTCAACGTCGGCCTCACACCCGCGGAGATCGTCGAGGCGCTCCTGCACTCCGCTGTCTACTGTGGATTCCCGAAGGCGCTGAACGCGACCTTCACGGCCAAGAAGGTGTTCGGCGAGCGCGGGCTGCTGCCGGTGACCGCGGAATAG
- a CDS encoding SpvB/TcaC N-terminal domain-containing protein: MVVLEPSTHEAAFEPEPATGGGCFTVPLDLPPGPGGCAPALALRYTTGAPNGPFGGGFTLPLPHVGPADDHAPSGAAGRLVRRGDGYLLTTNAGLRHFLGPGDGATWYLDRTEDAFGTTATFGWAHHSGQAYLTRVSYGPYEVEFSYEPRPDVLRRGRDGALVTTALRCARIDLRVPASARPLVRRWTLGYDADDVTGASLLTSVALTGFDTHGTETAAPVLRLAYASVAAPAPRRVRLTARARAGSGVSVLDAVPYHSLEDLPRTGRLCEIDNGMGLRTAIEYATVASVPVVRRVSLREAATGHVGVTEFEYHDSRPPVFGRVVQDDLGDEYAPTLRTVRWFGGGGLLDKEETYGLDGSTAADRPYRRVEHVRRPQWTRSVTTVFERRATPVSVTTKETAFDAAGNPAREVEKTERPGREPVVRETRTKYAADPEHRFAALPARVRQVDGTGKVLSDKIFRYDEEPDGFAGSHGFCTAREELVLTDALVADVYGPRPPDLRHHGYHRRPGEEGWWVTTFHGRLGTVAGLRTTTTDPLGHTREVRYSADHCFPEVTTDPLGNVTITRHDVRTAQMCRVTDPAGAVTTLTHDPLGRPETVVRPGDSADLPTVRYRYDHSGPVRATTEQRAVSGEAEVLVTAELRDGAGRLLERRHAELLGDVVDEHHEYCARGLVCRTSRVFRDGDPLPPPTEFRYDALGRPLEVREDHHRESGVHDLLGRELRGEDGVVHVRDAAGDVVESRTAGGHTVYRVRDAAGRVVAVLVDDPRGTPVTTFTYHDGGLTVPRGAGPHSCGRLVRVSDECGVTQFGYDALGWPVELRWRPAHVAVEYRLDLTHRADGRISEVAYPDAGDGRLTVHHQYDEVGRLVSVPGFVDAVGYDLGGHRTAVHYANGVSEHWTDGRHLLTGPNGLVSDIEPGAAPPVLPSPGSEIRDAFGRLRGVHGDDGVNALYSYDHTGRRVRTLVTNGSHIHEVLTPDDRYAIEDGELVVVVAGAVRRYADGRTRYLHFDDAGGVVLVTDETGAVAEDVSVVGVVSVVSRARPDPAG, encoded by the coding sequence ATGGTTGTGCTCGAGCCGAGCACGCACGAAGCCGCCTTCGAACCGGAACCGGCGACCGGCGGCGGCTGCTTCACGGTGCCGCTCGACCTGCCGCCCGGTCCCGGCGGCTGTGCTCCCGCGCTCGCCCTGCGCTACACGACCGGCGCGCCGAACGGCCCGTTCGGCGGCGGGTTCACCCTCCCGTTGCCGCACGTCGGGCCGGCGGACGACCACGCGCCGTCCGGTGCGGCGGGCCGGCTCGTCCGCCGCGGCGACGGCTACCTGCTCACCACGAACGCGGGCCTGCGGCACTTCCTCGGGCCCGGCGACGGCGCCACCTGGTACCTCGACCGGACCGAGGACGCGTTCGGCACCACCGCGACGTTCGGCTGGGCGCACCACAGCGGCCAGGCCTACCTCACGCGCGTCTCCTACGGCCCGTACGAAGTGGAGTTCAGCTACGAGCCGCGGCCGGACGTGCTGCGCCGGGGCCGCGACGGCGCCCTCGTCACGACGGCCCTGCGGTGCGCGCGGATCGATCTGCGGGTGCCCGCTTCGGCGCGGCCGCTCGTGCGGCGGTGGACCCTCGGCTACGACGCCGACGACGTCACCGGCGCGTCCCTGCTGACGTCGGTGGCGCTCACCGGCTTCGACACCCACGGCACCGAAACCGCCGCTCCGGTCTTGCGGCTGGCCTACGCCTCGGTGGCGGCACCGGCACCGCGGCGGGTCCGGCTGACCGCCCGGGCGCGAGCCGGCAGCGGCGTGTCCGTGCTCGACGCCGTGCCGTACCACTCCCTCGAAGACCTGCCCCGCACCGGACGGCTGTGCGAGATCGACAACGGGATGGGGCTGCGGACCGCGATCGAGTACGCGACCGTCGCCTCGGTGCCGGTGGTCCGGCGGGTCTCGCTGCGCGAAGCGGCCACCGGCCACGTCGGGGTGACGGAGTTCGAGTACCACGACAGCCGGCCGCCTGTGTTCGGCCGCGTGGTCCAGGACGACCTCGGCGACGAGTACGCGCCCACCCTGCGGACCGTGCGCTGGTTCGGCGGCGGAGGGCTCCTGGACAAGGAGGAGACCTACGGCCTCGACGGCTCGACGGCGGCGGACCGGCCGTACCGCCGCGTCGAGCACGTCCGCCGTCCACAGTGGACACGGTCGGTGACGACGGTGTTCGAACGCCGGGCGACGCCGGTTTCGGTCACCACGAAGGAGACGGCTTTCGATGCGGCCGGGAACCCGGCCCGCGAGGTGGAGAAGACCGAACGGCCCGGCCGCGAGCCGGTCGTGCGCGAGACGCGGACTAAGTACGCGGCCGATCCCGAACACCGGTTCGCCGCGCTCCCGGCGCGGGTCCGCCAGGTCGACGGGACGGGGAAAGTGTTGTCCGACAAGATCTTCCGGTACGACGAAGAGCCCGACGGTTTCGCCGGATCGCACGGCTTCTGCACCGCGCGCGAGGAGCTGGTGCTCACCGACGCGCTCGTCGCCGACGTCTACGGCCCGCGCCCGCCGGACCTGCGCCACCACGGGTACCACCGCCGTCCCGGCGAGGAAGGGTGGTGGGTCACGACGTTCCACGGGCGGCTCGGCACCGTCGCCGGGCTGCGCACCACGACGACCGATCCGCTCGGCCACACCCGGGAGGTCCGGTATTCCGCCGACCACTGCTTCCCCGAGGTGACCACGGACCCGCTGGGGAACGTGACGATCACCCGCCACGACGTCCGCACGGCGCAGATGTGCCGGGTGACCGATCCGGCGGGGGCGGTGACCACGCTGACCCACGACCCGCTGGGACGGCCCGAAACGGTGGTGCGGCCGGGCGACTCGGCGGACCTGCCGACCGTCCGGTACCGCTACGACCACAGCGGGCCGGTCCGGGCGACGACCGAGCAGCGCGCGGTGTCCGGCGAGGCGGAGGTGCTGGTGACCGCCGAGCTGCGCGACGGCGCCGGGCGGCTGCTGGAGCGGCGGCACGCGGAACTGCTCGGCGACGTCGTCGACGAGCACCACGAGTACTGCGCGCGGGGCCTGGTGTGCCGCACGAGCCGGGTGTTCCGCGACGGCGATCCGCTGCCCCCGCCGACGGAGTTCCGGTACGACGCACTGGGCCGCCCGCTCGAGGTACGTGAAGACCACCACCGTGAAAGCGGTGTGCACGACCTGCTCGGGCGGGAGCTGCGCGGCGAGGACGGTGTCGTGCACGTCCGGGACGCAGCCGGGGACGTCGTCGAGTCGCGGACCGCGGGCGGGCACACGGTGTACCGGGTCCGCGACGCGGCGGGCCGGGTGGTCGCGGTGCTCGTCGACGACCCGCGCGGTACGCCGGTCACCACCTTCACCTACCACGACGGCGGGCTCACGGTGCCGCGCGGCGCGGGGCCGCACAGCTGCGGGCGCCTGGTGCGCGTCAGCGACGAATGCGGGGTGACCCAGTTCGGCTACGACGCGCTCGGGTGGCCGGTCGAGCTGCGCTGGCGCCCCGCGCACGTCGCCGTCGAGTACCGGCTCGACCTGACCCACCGGGCCGACGGGCGGATTTCGGAGGTGGCCTACCCCGACGCCGGTGACGGGCGGCTGACCGTGCACCACCAGTACGACGAGGTCGGCAGGCTGGTGAGTGTGCCCGGCTTCGTCGACGCCGTCGGCTACGACCTGGGCGGCCACCGCACCGCGGTGCACTACGCGAACGGCGTCAGTGAGCACTGGACCGACGGCCGGCACCTGCTCACCGGGCCGAACGGGCTGGTGAGCGACATCGAGCCCGGGGCCGCCCCGCCGGTGTTGCCGAGCCCCGGCAGCGAAATCCGGGACGCGTTCGGCCGGCTGCGCGGCGTACACGGCGACGACGGCGTCAACGCGCTGTACAGCTACGACCACACCGGCCGCCGCGTCCGCACCCTGGTCACGAACGGCTCGCACATCCACGAAGTCCTGACCCCGGACGACCGGTACGCCATCGAAGACGGCGAGCTGGTGGTCGTGGTGGCGGGCGCGGTGCGGCGGTACGCGGACGGCCGCACCCGGTACCTGCACTTCGACGACGCGGGCGGGGTCGTCCTGGTGACGGACGAAACCGGCGCCGTCGCCGAGGACGTGAGCGTGGTCGGTGTCGTCAGTGTGGTCAGTCGAGCACGGCCAGATCCAGCCGGCTGA
- a CDS encoding DUF2716 domain-containing protein: MEEALNHRPQLPPVGAVVDRDGPVVRTHYGTHGEVSHGSLPDGDLEALVVRQVDAFARRNEPVLWPVHGDARLAEALLAAGFTAEPERAVLRCPIGTDTTTLPLVGHDWAGHQRVAELAAKTGPHRRPFSEFLADSAYLDRSAAVVLDGDRAAWLEQSGEFTVVGGVTDPRLAATLVAHDWRLAGPHRGMRFLLAEATGALRDAFEAAGMREVTTVTRYHLSSPGEPARTRPVRRLFSEPEYDDIWSRFEERFAFRPDTREFPGITEPAGSATWHVGDLDDRQLDALYDIVHKGLRKSVEPGEELYWLDWQHVGYRFDPARVDGAGPRWPGAVFPDGDYHIYLTGDLRLGTFGHPWEATICVFGDLLTRIDAELTAALGPPIRRSEP, translated from the coding sequence ATGGAAGAGGCGTTGAACCACCGGCCGCAGCTCCCACCGGTGGGCGCGGTGGTCGACCGTGACGGCCCGGTGGTGCGGACCCACTACGGCACGCACGGCGAGGTGAGCCACGGGTCGCTGCCCGACGGAGACCTCGAAGCGCTGGTGGTCCGGCAGGTCGATGCCTTCGCGCGGCGCAACGAGCCGGTGCTCTGGCCGGTCCACGGCGACGCCCGGCTCGCCGAGGCCCTGCTCGCCGCCGGCTTCACAGCGGAGCCGGAGCGTGCGGTGCTCCGCTGTCCGATCGGGACGGACACCACGACGCTGCCCCTGGTCGGCCACGACTGGGCCGGGCACCAGCGGGTCGCGGAGCTGGCCGCGAAGACCGGCCCGCACCGCCGCCCGTTCTCGGAGTTCCTGGCCGACTCCGCCTACTTGGACCGGTCGGCCGCGGTCGTCCTCGACGGCGATCGCGCCGCCTGGCTGGAACAATCCGGGGAGTTCACGGTGGTCGGCGGAGTCACCGACCCCCGCCTCGCCGCCACGCTCGTCGCCCACGACTGGCGGCTCGCCGGACCGCACCGGGGGATGCGGTTCCTGCTCGCCGAAGCCACCGGTGCCCTGCGGGACGCGTTCGAAGCCGCCGGGATGCGCGAGGTCACCACGGTCACCCGCTACCACCTGAGCTCGCCCGGCGAACCGGCGCGGACCCGGCCGGTTCGCCGGCTGTTCTCCGAACCGGAGTACGACGACATCTGGTCCCGCTTCGAGGAGCGGTTCGCCTTCCGGCCCGACACGCGGGAGTTCCCCGGCATCACCGAACCCGCCGGCTCGGCGACCTGGCACGTCGGTGACCTCGACGACCGGCAGCTGGACGCGCTGTACGACATCGTCCACAAGGGACTTCGCAAGTCCGTCGAGCCCGGCGAGGAGCTGTACTGGCTCGACTGGCAGCACGTCGGCTACCGCTTCGACCCGGCGAGGGTCGACGGCGCCGGACCGCGCTGGCCCGGCGCCGTCTTCCCGGACGGGGACTACCACATCTACCTGACCGGCGACCTCCGGCTGGGCACCTTCGGGCACCCGTGGGAGGCGACGATCTGCGTCTTCGGCGACCTGCTCACGCGGATCGACGCCGAGCTGACCGCGGCGCTCGGGCCGCCGATCCGGCGCTCAGAACCCTGA
- a CDS encoding alpha-L-fucosidase: protein MRIRLLACLAAAVALVASLVSPANAELYHPRQDWLRASTAGLFLHWGMFTAPRHTDCAAWEHDVTDGGWTPDYWIDEATKLGASYVVLTTFHSRLGYARPWPSKIPGSCSTQRDFLGELIAAGHAKGVRVMLYMTDDPQWHNETGHESLDSAAYSAYKGHPVDLTTRPGFGEYSYDLFDEVMDRYSDLAGFWIDNDNEYWEQHGLYEHIREKRPSWLLSNNNEDTPIMDTVSNEQKTGMTPSYDYPQAVYTPMPRLTEADYKLPTNGDWWYSGGDQAVDVRLSTGRYITNAGSSIKSLMAETAMLNGKFPPQQEAFNNFMASWTQPIRESLEGTEGGGYMYGGLQPGFWNDGAHGVITVKPGARTQYVHVVTRPSTNLVRLRDNGYRVTGVADLRTGKPMRFAQSGGYLSILDIQNWDTYDTVFKVDIAGQQYFYDKSTIKATASASADGHPAANLVDGSYLNYWDAGGQLPVSVTLDLGRKRSTAYLAVHERESSPTYARESFGRAEDSARIKDYRVHASDDGKNWRTVRTGALPSNRGVQFIDVGEVHARYLKLEVLNTWSGPQAKPFYRQLALDEIDVAYGYPDPRGEVPLEAESWRNGFEGKATPVWCEACSGTNAVTGLDRGAVVFRDVQATGPSRLQLDTSGPGTLSVSVNGAAPIAVTAPGAIPVPLNAGANTIKVSGTADLDRIAVAPMPPESYTPKTTLTVQPAGVQWVSPGQQSLRITASLRLDVDDPIDQVSLAPVVPAGWTVTGGPVTASALGLGQVLSGSWTVTAPAAQDVSIPVTASFRTLGRAKSVSKPVLVKPRPADRVFMREAEDSANDIGDAGVTSCSPCSGGQKVRNIGPGAAVTFPGVTVPAAGPYTLYLDFTVNGDRSYFVSVNGGAPAEVKVSGVGNNTPYTTSVPVTLTAGANTIRIGNDGAGAPDLDRISLG, encoded by the coding sequence TTGAGAATCCGACTGCTTGCCTGCCTCGCCGCCGCCGTCGCGCTGGTGGCGAGCCTGGTCAGTCCCGCGAACGCCGAGCTCTACCACCCGCGCCAGGACTGGCTGCGGGCCTCGACGGCCGGGTTGTTCCTGCACTGGGGCATGTTCACCGCGCCGCGGCACACCGACTGCGCCGCCTGGGAGCACGACGTCACCGACGGCGGCTGGACGCCGGACTACTGGATCGACGAAGCCACGAAGCTGGGCGCGTCCTACGTCGTCCTCACCACCTTCCACAGCCGGCTGGGCTACGCGCGGCCGTGGCCGTCGAAGATCCCCGGCAGCTGCTCGACGCAGCGTGACTTCCTCGGCGAGCTGATCGCCGCGGGGCACGCCAAGGGCGTGCGGGTCATGCTCTACATGACCGACGATCCCCAGTGGCACAACGAAACCGGGCACGAGTCCCTCGACTCCGCCGCCTACTCGGCGTACAAGGGCCACCCCGTCGACCTCACCACGCGCCCGGGCTTCGGCGAGTACAGCTACGACCTGTTCGACGAGGTCATGGACCGCTACTCCGACCTCGCCGGCTTCTGGATCGACAACGACAACGAGTACTGGGAGCAGCACGGGCTCTACGAGCACATCCGCGAAAAGCGGCCGTCCTGGTTGCTGAGCAACAACAACGAGGACACGCCGATCATGGACACGGTCAGCAACGAGCAGAAGACCGGCATGACCCCCTCGTACGACTACCCGCAGGCGGTCTACACGCCGATGCCGCGGCTCACCGAAGCCGACTACAAGTTGCCGACCAACGGCGACTGGTGGTACAGCGGCGGCGACCAGGCCGTCGACGTCCGGCTCTCCACCGGCCGGTACATCACGAACGCGGGCTCGTCGATCAAATCGCTGATGGCCGAAACCGCCATGCTGAACGGGAAGTTCCCGCCGCAGCAGGAGGCGTTCAACAACTTCATGGCGTCCTGGACCCAGCCGATCCGGGAGTCGCTCGAAGGCACCGAGGGCGGCGGGTACATGTACGGCGGCCTGCAGCCCGGCTTCTGGAACGACGGCGCCCACGGCGTGATCACCGTCAAGCCCGGGGCCCGGACGCAGTACGTGCACGTCGTCACGCGGCCGTCGACGAACCTGGTCCGGTTGCGGGACAATGGCTACCGCGTCACCGGCGTCGCCGACCTGCGCACCGGGAAGCCGATGCGGTTCGCCCAGTCCGGCGGCTACCTGTCCATTCTGGACATCCAGAACTGGGACACCTACGACACTGTGTTCAAAGTGGACATCGCCGGGCAGCAGTACTTCTACGACAAGAGCACGATCAAGGCGACCGCGTCGGCGTCCGCGGACGGGCACCCGGCGGCCAACCTCGTCGACGGCAGCTACCTGAACTACTGGGACGCGGGCGGTCAGCTGCCGGTGTCCGTGACGCTGGACCTGGGCCGGAAGCGATCGACGGCCTACCTGGCGGTGCACGAGCGCGAGTCGTCGCCGACCTACGCGCGGGAGTCCTTCGGCCGCGCCGAGGACTCCGCGCGGATCAAGGACTACCGGGTCCACGCCAGTGACGACGGGAAGAACTGGCGCACGGTGCGCACCGGCGCCCTGCCGAGCAACCGCGGCGTCCAGTTCATCGACGTCGGCGAGGTGCACGCGCGGTACCTGAAGCTCGAAGTGCTGAACACGTGGTCCGGGCCCCAGGCCAAGCCGTTCTACCGGCAGCTGGCGCTCGACGAGATCGACGTCGCCTACGGCTACCCCGATCCGCGCGGCGAGGTGCCGCTGGAAGCGGAGTCGTGGCGCAACGGCTTCGAGGGCAAGGCGACGCCGGTGTGGTGCGAGGCGTGCTCCGGCACGAACGCGGTGACCGGCCTCGACCGCGGCGCGGTCGTCTTCCGCGACGTCCAGGCTACCGGTCCGTCCCGGCTGCAGCTGGACACCTCGGGACCGGGCACGCTCTCGGTGAGCGTCAACGGCGCGGCCCCGATCGCAGTCACCGCACCAGGCGCGATCCCGGTACCGCTGAACGCGGGCGCCAACACGATCAAGGTCTCCGGGACGGCGGACCTCGACCGGATCGCGGTGGCGCCGATGCCGCCGGAGTCGTACACGCCGAAGACGACGTTGACCGTGCAACCCGCCGGAGTGCAGTGGGTTTCGCCCGGTCAGCAGTCGCTGCGGATCACCGCGTCGCTGCGGCTGGACGTCGACGACCCGATCGACCAGGTGTCGCTGGCCCCGGTCGTCCCGGCGGGCTGGACCGTCACGGGCGGCCCGGTGACGGCGTCCGCACTGGGGCTCGGCCAGGTGCTGAGCGGCTCGTGGACGGTGACCGCCCCGGCGGCCCAGGACGTGAGCATCCCGGTGACGGCGTCCTTCCGGACGCTCGGGCGCGCGAAGTCGGTGAGCAAGCCGGTGCTGGTCAAGCCGCGGCCCGCGGACCGGGTGTTCATGCGCGAAGCGGAGGACTCGGCGAACGACATCGGCGACGCCGGCGTCACGAGCTGCTCGCCGTGCTCGGGCGGCCAGAAGGTGCGCAACATCGGCCCGGGAGCGGCGGTGACCTTCCCCGGCGTCACGGTGCCCGCGGCCGGGCCGTACACGCTGTACCTGGACTTCACCGTCAACGGCGACCGGTCGTACTTCGTCTCGGTGAACGGCGGCGCACCCGCGGAGGTGAAGGTCAGCGGCGTCGGGAACAACACCCCGTACACCACTTCGGTCCCGGTGACGCTGACCGCGGGCGCCAATACGATCCGGATCGGCAACGACGGCGCCGGGGCTCCGGATCTGGACCGGATTTCACTGGGTTAG